The Deinococcus sp. Marseille-Q6407 genome has a window encoding:
- a CDS encoding alpha/beta fold hydrolase, with translation MKRKTTPKLVTAAAVLLAAGLFSAAAAQAVQVSTAQSQQVQANPSQTPRGLRPAVNGEVRELNLPGFGKVRYYASDSGEGRPLILTHSVNAAASTYEVKPLWNAYAGKRPVYSLDWPGFGQSDRPDTKYTPELMSQALLALVDKLDTDVDVVALSLGSEFAARAALQEPRIRSLALLSPSGLGEARGGSQQSTESDRGERAYNLLSKVEDPLYSLLRTRASLKYYLNKSFRGPVPEDVVQYSWESSRQPGASNAPLYFLSGKLFTQGAYDKLYSKLTVPTAVLYDKDPFVSFDLLPQFDAKRNVAAVRIAGTDGLPQWDQPDATRQVLEELWRQAR, from the coding sequence ATGAAACGGAAAACGACGCCCAAACTTGTAACGGCCGCAGCGGTGCTGCTGGCTGCCGGCCTGTTCAGCGCGGCGGCAGCCCAGGCGGTGCAGGTCAGTACCGCCCAGAGCCAGCAGGTGCAGGCCAACCCGTCCCAGACGCCCCGCGGCCTGCGCCCTGCCGTAAACGGAGAAGTGCGCGAATTGAACCTGCCCGGCTTCGGCAAGGTGCGCTATTACGCCAGCGACAGCGGCGAAGGCCGCCCGCTGATTCTGACCCACTCGGTCAACGCGGCCGCCAGCACCTACGAAGTCAAGCCGCTGTGGAACGCTTACGCCGGCAAGCGCCCGGTGTACTCACTGGACTGGCCCGGCTTCGGTCAGAGTGACCGCCCCGACACCAAATACACCCCCGAGCTGATGTCCCAGGCCCTGCTGGCGCTGGTGGACAAGCTGGACACCGATGTGGACGTGGTCGCGCTGTCGCTGGGCAGTGAGTTTGCCGCCCGCGCGGCGCTGCAAGAACCCCGCATTCGCAGCCTGGCCCTACTCAGCCCCAGCGGCCTGGGTGAAGCCCGAGGAGGCAGCCAGCAGTCCACCGAGAGCGACCGTGGTGAGCGGGCCTACAACCTGCTGAGTAAGGTTGAAGATCCGCTGTACAGCCTGCTGCGCACCCGCGCCAGCCTGAAGTACTACCTGAACAAGAGCTTCCGCGGCCCGGTGCCCGAGGACGTGGTGCAGTACTCCTGGGAATCCAGCCGCCAGCCCGGCGCGTCCAACGCTCCGCTGTACTTCCTGAGTGGCAAGCTGTTTACCCAAGGCGCCTACGACAAGCTCTACAGCAAGCTGACGGTGCCCACCGCCGTGCTGTATGACAAGGACCCCTTCGTCTCGTTCGATCTGCTGCCACAGTTCGATGCCAAGCGCAACGTGGCCGCTGTGCGGATTGCCGGCACCGACGGCCTGCCGCAGTGGGACCAGCCGGACGCCACCCGGCAGGTGCTGGAAGAACTCTGGCGCCAGGCCCGCTGA
- a CDS encoding NYN domain-containing protein, protein MQSITPKPRVGIFIDTQNLYHSARDLLERTVNFETLLHAGTDGRELVHAIAYTVEREGESTALPFIYKLSTLGYKVRRINLTLHFVNDSGRPIYEGNWDMGMVADMVRMMDHLDVVVLGSGDGDFTDIVELLQERGKRVEVLAFREHTAQKLIDAADKFTHLPGLSGALMPARKKADTEEE, encoded by the coding sequence ATGCAGTCCATTACCCCCAAGCCCCGCGTGGGCATTTTTATTGACACCCAGAACCTCTACCACTCGGCCCGTGACCTGCTGGAACGCACCGTGAACTTCGAGACCTTGCTGCACGCCGGCACCGACGGCCGCGAGTTGGTTCACGCTATCGCCTACACGGTGGAGCGCGAGGGCGAAAGCACCGCCCTGCCGTTTATCTACAAGCTGTCCACCCTGGGCTACAAGGTGCGGCGCATAAACCTGACGCTGCACTTTGTCAACGACTCGGGCCGGCCTATCTATGAGGGCAACTGGGATATGGGCATGGTGGCCGACATGGTGCGGATGATGGACCACCTTGACGTGGTCGTGCTGGGCAGCGGTGACGGTGACTTTACCGACATCGTGGAACTGTTGCAGGAACGCGGCAAGCGGGTGGAAGTGCTGGCCTTCCGTGAACACACCGCCCAGAAGCTGATCGACGCGGCCGACAAGTTCACCCACCTGCCGGGCCTCAGCGGCGCCCTGATGCCGGCCCGCAAAAAAGCCGACACCGAAGAAGAGTAA
- the queA gene encoding tRNA preQ1(34) S-adenosylmethionine ribosyltransferase-isomerase QueA: MDHKDRATQATETAQPDSDAVLAQLHFELPQERIAQTGAEPRDSSRLMEVRADGELRHHIFHDLPQLLRPGDVLVFNQSRVIPARVMAYKPALNGLGGGQIEVMLLREEETNLWSAYLKPARRAGNELWLGQPGGQQHRAEVVGVQEDGARLLRFDHDIKPHLDEIGRLPLPPYIQAGKDDTVWRERYQTVYARENGSVAAPTAGLHFTTGLMAQLREMGVEQHAITLHVGAGTFKPIQGSVSEHVMHAEQYHISPETAAAINRAHAEGRRVVAVGTTTVRALESSVNERGEVSSGEGDTRIFITPGRPVRVPDLLITNLHLPGSTLMLLVAAFAGVDRIQAAYREALDSGYRFYSLGDAMLLENTSRRQD, encoded by the coding sequence ATGGACCACAAAGACAGGGCCACACAGGCGACCGAAACGGCGCAGCCGGATTCTGACGCGGTGCTGGCCCAACTGCACTTTGAGCTGCCGCAGGAACGCATTGCCCAGACCGGCGCCGAGCCGCGCGATTCCTCGCGGTTGATGGAGGTGCGGGCAGACGGCGAACTGCGCCACCACATCTTTCACGACCTGCCGCAGTTGCTGCGGCCCGGCGACGTGCTGGTGTTCAACCAGAGCCGGGTGATTCCCGCCCGGGTAATGGCCTACAAGCCGGCCTTGAATGGGCTGGGCGGCGGCCAGATCGAGGTGATGCTGCTGCGCGAGGAAGAAACCAACCTCTGGAGCGCCTACCTGAAACCGGCCCGCCGCGCCGGAAATGAGCTGTGGCTGGGGCAACCCGGCGGCCAGCAGCACCGCGCCGAGGTGGTGGGCGTGCAAGAGGACGGTGCCCGGCTGCTGCGCTTTGACCACGACATCAAGCCGCACCTGGACGAGATCGGGCGGCTGCCGCTGCCCCCTTACATTCAGGCCGGCAAGGACGACACGGTCTGGCGCGAGCGTTATCAGACCGTCTACGCCCGCGAGAACGGCTCGGTGGCGGCGCCCACCGCCGGGCTGCACTTCACCACCGGGCTGATGGCCCAACTGCGGGAGATGGGCGTGGAGCAGCACGCCATCACGCTGCACGTGGGCGCCGGCACCTTCAAGCCGATTCAGGGCTCAGTGTCGGAGCACGTCATGCACGCCGAGCAGTACCACATCTCGCCCGAGACGGCAGCGGCCATCAACCGGGCGCACGCCGAAGGCCGGCGGGTGGTGGCGGTGGGCACCACCACCGTGCGGGCGCTGGAAAGCAGCGTGAACGAACGCGGCGAGGTGAGCAGCGGCGAGGGCGACACCCGGATTTTCATCACGCCAGGCCGCCCGGTGCGGGTGCCGGACCTGCTGATCACCAACCTGCACCTGCCGGGCTCCACCCTGATGCTGTTGGTGGCTGCTTTTGCCGGCGTAGACCGCATTCAGGCCGCTTACCGCGAGGCGCTGGACAGCGGCTACCGCTTCTACTCGCTGGGCGACGCGATGCTGCTGGAAAACACCAGCCGCCGGCAGGACTGA
- a CDS encoding 2'-5' RNA ligase family protein, with protein sequence MNVGPSFLLALLPPPEVAERLQAWRMQHGVQDAAATPHITVKARSGLGPELTWRPAAQAVAAAATPVTLTLGAARLFSRGQALYLPVASPDAVALHLALLDALNPPKRFGYEGPAMQPHLSLALGRRGADLPRLLAAAETELADLNGFSWTAQHLALMQKPGPGAAYAVQECWPLGTSHPL encoded by the coding sequence ATGAACGTTGGCCCCAGCTTCCTGCTGGCGCTGCTGCCCCCGCCGGAAGTAGCTGAGCGGCTGCAAGCCTGGCGCATGCAGCATGGCGTCCAGGACGCCGCCGCCACGCCACACATCACCGTGAAAGCCCGCAGTGGGCTGGGACCGGAGCTGACCTGGCGGCCGGCCGCACAGGCGGTGGCTGCCGCAGCTACACCGGTCACGCTGACGCTGGGTGCCGCCCGGCTGTTCTCACGCGGGCAGGCGCTCTACTTGCCGGTAGCCAGCCCGGACGCAGTGGCGCTGCATCTGGCCCTGCTGGACGCCCTGAACCCGCCCAAGCGTTTTGGGTACGAGGGGCCGGCCATGCAGCCGCACCTCTCGCTCGCGCTGGGCCGGCGCGGCGCAGACCTGCCCCGGCTGCTGGCGGCCGCCGAAACCGAGCTGGCAGACCTAAACGGGTTCAGCTGGACTGCCCAGCACCTTGCGCTAATGCAGAAGCCGGGGCCGGGCGCGGCCTACGCGGTGCAGGAGTGCTGGCCGCTGGGCACTTCACATCCACTGTAA
- a CDS encoding nitroreductase family protein, with protein sequence MSDTQPAEPQPAEPRPQAAPAASRHQSPEQVREYFSGHRTVRQYRTENGQPIPLPGDHLDAILYAAQRAPTHSTSQLYSIVHLQDPQLRAQMAELTGNAHIATAGGAFVLCADMHRIQQILALSDVEPGAWPDVADHFAVGDAVMAGQNLLTAAEMLGYQGCWIGGVLNHLSEIVEVLGLPHGVLPFSALTVGLSDEDTPYRPRLAREAVVHTDRYREIGTEELQQNIEQMNPIASRGGQPGDWARLLKMYWGAGGAMEQREAGLSSVKAQQGLK encoded by the coding sequence ATGTCAGATACCCAACCCGCTGAGCCCCAACCCGCTGAGCCCCGGCCCCAGGCTGCGCCGGCCGCCTCCCGACACCAGAGCCCCGAACAGGTGCGCGAGTATTTCTCCGGCCACCGCACCGTGCGCCAGTACCGCACCGAGAACGGCCAGCCTATTCCGCTGCCCGGCGACCATCTGGACGCCATCCTCTACGCCGCGCAGCGTGCACCCACCCACTCCACCTCGCAGCTGTACTCCATCGTGCACCTGCAGGACCCGCAGCTGCGCGCCCAGATGGCCGAGCTGACCGGCAACGCGCATATCGCCACCGCCGGGGGTGCTTTCGTGCTGTGCGCCGACATGCACCGCATCCAGCAGATTCTGGCGCTGAGCGACGTGGAACCCGGTGCCTGGCCGGACGTGGCCGATCACTTCGCGGTGGGCGACGCGGTGATGGCCGGACAGAACCTGCTGACCGCCGCCGAAATGCTGGGGTATCAGGGCTGCTGGATCGGCGGCGTGCTGAACCACCTCTCCGAAATCGTGGAGGTGCTGGGGCTGCCGCACGGCGTGCTGCCCTTTTCGGCACTGACGGTGGGCCTCAGCGATGAGGACACTCCCTACCGTCCCCGGCTGGCCCGTGAAGCGGTGGTGCACACCGACCGCTACCGCGAAATCGGCACCGAGGAACTGCAGCAGAACATCGAGCAGATGAACCCTATCGCCTCGCGCGGCGGCCAGCCTGGCGACTGGGCCCGCCTGCTGAAGATGTACTGGGGCGCGGGCGGCGCCATGGAGCAGCGCGAAGCTGGCCTGAGCAGCGTCAAGGCGCAGCAAGGCCTGAAGTAA
- a CDS encoding NADH:flavin oxidoreductase/NADH oxidase: MTIPTHPQTSSDDPVVTPKLLLPARMKRLELSNRIAVSPMCMYSAQNGVANDFHLAHYGSFALGGAGLILLEATAVSPEGRISPYDLGLWSDEQIGPLGHITDFVHRYGAKVGVQLAHAGRKASTHRPGDGQGALSEERGAWEVLAPSAQAYSEHYPQPREMTAEEIAAVPALFAAAARRAEVAGFDTVEIHAAHGYLLHQFLSPLSNARTDDYGGSFENRTRLLLDTVRAVREVWPQHLPLLVRISATDWVEGGWDEEQSVALAKILRFEGVDVLDVSTGGLDPRQQIPVEPLYQVPFAQAIKQAAPELEVMTVGLIETPMQAEQVLQEGLADWVALGRAMLRDPHWPQRAAREFGITPELPQPYARAGW; the protein is encoded by the coding sequence ATGACCATTCCCACCCACCCGCAGACCTCCTCCGACGACCCGGTGGTGACGCCCAAGCTGCTGCTGCCGGCCCGCATGAAACGCCTCGAACTCAGCAACCGCATCGCCGTTTCGCCGATGTGTATGTACTCGGCACAGAACGGTGTGGCCAACGACTTTCACCTGGCCCACTACGGCTCGTTCGCGCTGGGCGGCGCCGGGCTGATTCTGCTGGAAGCCACCGCCGTCAGCCCCGAAGGCCGCATCAGCCCTTATGACCTGGGCCTGTGGAGTGACGAGCAGATCGGCCCGCTGGGTCACATCACCGACTTTGTCCACCGCTACGGCGCCAAAGTGGGGGTGCAGCTGGCGCACGCCGGCCGCAAAGCCTCCACCCACCGCCCCGGCGACGGCCAGGGCGCCCTCTCCGAGGAACGCGGCGCCTGGGAGGTGCTGGCGCCCAGCGCTCAGGCTTACAGCGAGCATTACCCCCAGCCGCGCGAAATGACCGCCGAGGAGATTGCCGCCGTGCCGGCCCTGTTCGCCGCCGCTGCCCGCCGCGCCGAGGTGGCCGGGTTCGATACGGTGGAAATCCACGCGGCGCACGGCTACTTGCTGCATCAGTTTCTCTCGCCGCTGAGCAACGCCCGCACCGACGACTACGGTGGCTCGTTCGAGAACCGCACCCGGCTGCTGCTGGACACGGTCCGGGCAGTGCGCGAGGTCTGGCCGCAGCACCTGCCGCTGCTGGTCCGCATCAGCGCCACTGACTGGGTGGAAGGCGGCTGGGACGAGGAACAGTCAGTGGCCCTGGCGAAAATCCTGCGCTTTGAGGGGGTGGACGTGTTGGACGTGAGCACCGGCGGCCTGGACCCCCGCCAGCAGATTCCGGTTGAGCCGCTGTATCAGGTGCCGTTCGCGCAGGCCATCAAGCAGGCCGCGCCCGAGCTGGAAGTGATGACGGTGGGCCTAATCGAAACCCCGATGCAGGCCGAACAGGTGCTGCAAGAGGGCCTGGCCGACTGGGTGGCACTGGGCCGCGCCATGCTGCGTGACCCCCACTGGCCGCAGCGGGCCGCCCGCGAATTCGGAATCACGCCTGAATTGCCGCAGCCTTACGCCCGCGCCGGCTGGTGA
- a CDS encoding RNA-guided endonuclease InsQ/TnpB family protein: protein MSDDTTIRVFKYRLYPTKLQEATMFNTLRLTRTLYNAALEQRIAAYKKQGKTVTGYDQQKELTALKAECPEFAAVYSHVLQEPLERLDKAFKGFFSRLKQGKKAGFPRFKPMQRWTSFKFKEVWDKKKGRWLTPGRPTDDGKRINIPKIGSVKCKFHRPLEGVPKNLQVVHDCGEWYAVYTCEVPQRSLPATGSSVGVDVGTTWFAITSDGEFVENPRHLQKNLRKLRIQQRTVARRKKGGNRRKKAVKLVAKTHQRIRRARLDFHHKTARRLVNEHDVIAHEDLKVSNMVKSNLARSISDVGWSQFFDILALKAEEAARRVIRVDPRYTSQTCHQCGHRCKENRLSQSRFRCVVCGHEDNADLNAARNILRAGTRPSGVNDKEGIYVVA, encoded by the coding sequence ATGTCAGACGATACCACCATTCGGGTGTTCAAGTACCGCTTGTACCCAACCAAGCTTCAAGAGGCCACCATGTTTAACACGCTGCGGCTCACCCGCACGCTGTACAACGCTGCCCTAGAGCAGCGGATTGCGGCGTACAAGAAGCAAGGCAAGACGGTTACGGGGTACGACCAACAGAAGGAACTCACAGCGCTCAAGGCTGAGTGCCCGGAGTTCGCTGCGGTCTATTCCCATGTCCTGCAAGAGCCACTGGAGCGGCTGGACAAGGCGTTCAAGGGCTTCTTCTCTCGGTTGAAGCAAGGCAAGAAAGCGGGATTCCCTCGCTTCAAACCCATGCAGCGCTGGACCAGTTTTAAGTTCAAAGAAGTCTGGGATAAGAAGAAGGGCCGCTGGCTTACCCCTGGTAGGCCCACCGACGACGGGAAGCGCATCAACATTCCCAAAATCGGCAGCGTGAAATGCAAGTTTCACCGCCCGCTGGAGGGTGTACCAAAGAACCTGCAAGTCGTCCACGACTGCGGCGAGTGGTATGCGGTCTATACCTGCGAAGTTCCTCAGCGCTCCTTGCCCGCCACGGGGTCAAGCGTCGGGGTGGACGTAGGAACAACATGGTTTGCCATCACGTCAGACGGCGAGTTCGTGGAGAACCCGCGCCATCTTCAGAAGAATCTCCGCAAGCTTCGCATCCAGCAGCGCACCGTTGCCCGCCGCAAGAAAGGCGGCAACAGGCGCAAGAAAGCCGTGAAGCTGGTTGCCAAGACTCATCAACGAATCCGCCGCGCCCGACTGGACTTCCACCACAAGACGGCAAGGAGACTGGTCAATGAACACGACGTCATCGCCCACGAAGATTTGAAGGTCTCCAACATGGTCAAGTCCAACTTGGCCCGCTCCATCTCCGATGTCGGATGGAGTCAGTTTTTCGACATCCTCGCCCTGAAAGCGGAAGAAGCTGCCCGGCGTGTGATTCGCGTAGACCCTCGGTACACCTCGCAAACCTGTCACCAATGCGGCCACCGCTGTAAGGAAAACAGGCTAAGCCAATCGCGTTTTCGGTGCGTGGTTTGCGGGCATGAGGACAATGCAGATTTGAATGCAGCGCGAAACATTCTCCGGGCCGGGACACGGCCTTCAGGTGTGAACGATAAGGAAGGTATCTATGTCGTCGCCTGA
- a CDS encoding class I SAM-dependent rRNA methyltransferase — MILTPQAVRRIAGRYPFGHQQDIQDAPQGTAPGEVVTVRGPDGSFVGRGYWNEAGATPLRLLTWQDEAVDLDFYRRQIRRALGHREGRIQGTNALRVLHAEADGMPGVVADQFGEVLSVQLRNAGVERHRDLILRALREETGAAAAFERSDTGERRKEGLELTSGALWGDLPETVEFFEDDLTLSFRPLEAQKTGFFLDQRDNRRLMRSLIRPGQQFLDVYSYTGSFSLHAAKAGAKAVAIDKDNVALATLESVARRNGAAVGVRWGDALEQLAALQKENRRFDAAVFDPPTLAKRKGDLPRAKRIFTDGTAQVLEMLNPGGYVLVSTCAHYISVNDLLDASRVAAGLAGCGAEVVDITYQPADHPHLLSVPESLYLKSLLLRKEP; from the coding sequence GTGATTCTGACCCCCCAGGCGGTGCGCCGCATTGCGGGCCGCTACCCATTCGGCCACCAGCAGGACATTCAGGACGCCCCGCAGGGCACCGCGCCCGGCGAGGTGGTTACGGTGCGTGGCCCCGATGGTTCTTTTGTGGGCCGTGGCTACTGGAACGAAGCGGGCGCCACCCCGCTGCGGCTGCTGACCTGGCAGGACGAGGCGGTGGACCTGGACTTTTACCGCCGCCAGATCAGGCGGGCGCTAGGGCACCGTGAGGGCCGGATTCAGGGCACCAACGCCCTGCGGGTGCTGCACGCCGAGGCCGACGGGATGCCCGGCGTGGTGGCCGACCAGTTCGGCGAAGTGCTGAGTGTGCAGCTGCGTAACGCCGGTGTGGAACGCCACCGCGACCTGATTCTGCGGGCGCTGCGGGAAGAAACCGGCGCGGCGGCCGCCTTCGAGCGCAGCGACACCGGCGAGCGGCGCAAAGAAGGCCTGGAACTGACCAGCGGAGCACTGTGGGGTGACCTACCAGAGACGGTGGAATTCTTCGAGGACGACCTGACGCTGTCTTTCCGGCCGCTGGAAGCCCAGAAGACCGGCTTTTTCCTGGACCAGCGCGACAACCGCCGGCTGATGCGCTCGCTGATCCGGCCGGGGCAGCAGTTTCTGGACGTGTATTCCTACACCGGCTCGTTCAGCCTGCACGCGGCCAAAGCGGGTGCCAAAGCCGTCGCCATCGACAAGGACAACGTGGCGCTGGCCACTCTGGAAAGCGTGGCCCGCCGCAACGGTGCGGCCGTGGGCGTGCGCTGGGGAGACGCACTGGAACAGCTCGCGGCGCTGCAAAAGGAAAATCGCCGTTTCGACGCGGCCGTATTCGACCCGCCCACCCTCGCCAAACGGAAGGGTGACCTGCCGCGTGCCAAGCGCATCTTTACCGACGGCACCGCGCAGGTGCTGGAAATGCTGAATCCCGGCGGTTACGTGCTGGTCAGCACCTGTGCCCATTACATCAGTGTGAACGACCTGCTGGACGCCTCGCGGGTCGCTGCGGGCCTGGCCGGCTGCGGCGCCGAGGTGGTGGACATCACCTATCAGCCGGCCGACCACCCGCACCTGCTCAGCGTGCCGGAAAGCCTGTACCTCAAAAGCCTGCTGCTCAGAAAGGAGCCCTGA
- a CDS encoding ZIP family metal transporter — protein MDVIAAWPGALQAGFWGLVSGSALLLGALAGLRLRLSETWVAAVMAFGSGVLISALAFELMDEAYSQGGLTASAAGFLGGAALYVAATSLMERWQGNSGDKEDQESGTAFVVGALIDGIPESIVVGLSLLGGSAVSLVTVIAIFLSNIPEGLSGAAGMKKNYRPGQIMLLWTGVILLLGVASLLGYTAFDHASPATVAATTAVAAGGILAMLMNTMIPDAFKEDHNWSGLIAALGFLVSFTLSKLGEG, from the coding sequence ATGGACGTGATTGCTGCCTGGCCCGGAGCGCTTCAGGCTGGATTCTGGGGGCTGGTTTCGGGCTCGGCGCTGCTGCTGGGCGCCCTGGCCGGCCTGCGCCTGCGCCTGTCCGAAACCTGGGTGGCCGCCGTGATGGCTTTTGGCTCGGGCGTGCTGATTTCGGCCCTGGCCTTTGAACTGATGGATGAAGCTTACAGCCAGGGTGGCCTGACCGCCTCTGCGGCCGGCTTTCTGGGGGGCGCCGCACTCTACGTGGCCGCCACCAGCCTGATGGAACGGTGGCAGGGAAACAGCGGCGACAAGGAAGACCAAGAAAGCGGCACCGCCTTTGTGGTGGGCGCCCTGATTGACGGCATTCCCGAATCCATCGTGGTAGGCCTCAGCCTGCTGGGGGGAAGCGCGGTCAGCCTGGTCACGGTGATTGCCATTTTCCTGAGCAACATCCCCGAAGGGCTTTCGGGCGCCGCCGGCATGAAAAAGAACTACCGCCCCGGCCAGATCATGCTGCTGTGGACCGGCGTGATCCTGCTGCTGGGGGTGGCGTCGCTGCTGGGCTACACCGCCTTTGACCATGCCTCGCCGGCCACCGTGGCCGCCACCACGGCGGTGGCAGCCGGCGGCATTCTCGCCATGCTGATGAACACCATGATTCCCGACGCTTTCAAGGAAGACCACAACTGGTCGGGGCTGATCGCGGCGCTGGGCTTTTTGGTGTCGTTTACCCTGAGCAAGCTGGGTGAAGGATGA
- a CDS encoding DMT family transporter → MNAHLRGILILLAVTAIWGSTFAVTKILGDQLAPSVLVAWRFTVAALLLAPAVSWIRRRRRRRGTLAPRSPGLWRDGAILGAWLIASYGTQTVALTTTTANRAAFFTALSVVLVPLWLAAAQGRRMPWTLWLALPLAVAGLGLLSWEGGSWVAGDTWALGCAVSYAGFIIALEGMANRHPALPFTLAQVSCVALYAWIWTLLSALTGGLEGTNGLLPGDGYWAPLLYLGVIATALTTLLQTIGQRSVSAAEASLIYALEPVGAAVFSYALIGERIGSRGFMGGALVVASTLLSSFSTGKAHPETPAPDGHLPRTPHEEDEEDEEELSFPF, encoded by the coding sequence ATGAACGCTCACCTGCGCGGCATTCTGATTCTGCTGGCGGTTACGGCCATCTGGGGCAGCACCTTCGCCGTGACCAAGATTCTGGGCGATCAGCTGGCACCTTCCGTGCTGGTGGCCTGGCGCTTTACGGTTGCGGCGCTGCTGCTGGCGCCGGCGGTGAGCTGGATTCGCCGCCGCCGGCGCCGCCGCGGCACCCTGGCCCCCCGCAGCCCGGGCCTGTGGCGCGACGGAGCCATTCTGGGCGCGTGGCTGATTGCCAGCTACGGCACCCAGACGGTGGCCCTGACCACCACCACTGCCAACCGCGCTGCTTTCTTCACAGCACTCAGCGTGGTGCTGGTGCCGCTGTGGCTGGCCGCCGCACAGGGCCGCCGGATGCCCTGGACGCTGTGGCTGGCGCTGCCGCTGGCGGTGGCCGGGCTGGGGCTGCTGTCCTGGGAAGGCGGCAGCTGGGTGGCCGGCGACACCTGGGCGCTGGGCTGCGCCGTGTCCTACGCAGGGTTTATCATCGCGCTGGAAGGCATGGCCAACCGGCACCCGGCCCTGCCTTTTACCCTGGCGCAGGTCAGCTGCGTAGCGCTGTACGCCTGGATCTGGACCCTGCTGTCCGCACTGACCGGCGGCCTGGAAGGCACCAATGGGCTGCTGCCTGGCGACGGCTACTGGGCGCCGCTGCTGTACCTGGGCGTGATCGCCACCGCGCTGACCACCCTGCTCCAGACCATCGGCCAGCGGTCGGTCAGCGCCGCCGAGGCCAGCCTGATTTACGCGCTGGAGCCGGTGGGGGCGGCCGTGTTCAGCTACGCCCTGATCGGCGAGCGGATCGGCAGCCGCGGCTTTATGGGCGGCGCGCTGGTGGTGGCCTCCACCCTGCTGAGCAGTTTCAGCACCGGCAAGGCCCACCCCGAAACGCCGGCCCCCGACGGCCACCTGCCCAGGACCCCGCATGAGGAGGACGAGGAAGACGAAGAAGAGCTGTCTTTCCCCTTCTGA
- the radA gene encoding DNA repair protein RadA has protein sequence MARSKTQYVCQSCGYTSAKPLGRCPNCQAWNSFEEQEEKPAAGGRSSLGGAYGGIKGGKVTALSSVGRREEPRTSSGIPELDRVLGGGLVAGGVTLIGGEPGIGKSTLLLQVADQVARRDGTVLYVAGEESLEQIRLRADRLGVTGEIQLTRDTRAEHVAALMEEHKPALCIVDSIQTVVAEGEGVSGGIAQVREGTAVLTRAAKETGTATVLVGHVTKEGTVAGPKVIEHIVDTTVFLESVGAFRLLRSVKNRFGQAGELGVFEMRGEGLVAVENPSAAFLAERPVGVPGSVVAATIDGQRPMLLEVQALAAKTPFPNPRRVVVGLDPRRVDVVLAVLERRLELTLGGLDIYVNLAGGLKVTDPGLDLAAALAVYSAVVGRSLAENVAVFGEVGLAGEVRSTTASPRRAEEARRAGYQRLIVPPGLEGAAGIHSVEEAVAAAWKK, from the coding sequence ATGGCGCGCAGCAAGACGCAGTATGTCTGCCAGAGCTGCGGCTACACTTCGGCCAAGCCGCTGGGCCGCTGTCCCAACTGCCAGGCCTGGAACTCGTTCGAGGAACAGGAGGAGAAGCCGGCGGCCGGCGGTCGCTCCAGCCTGGGCGGAGCCTACGGCGGCATCAAGGGCGGCAAAGTCACGGCACTGAGCAGCGTGGGCCGGCGCGAGGAACCGCGCACCTCCAGCGGCATTCCCGAGCTGGACCGGGTGCTGGGCGGCGGGCTGGTGGCCGGCGGCGTTACATTGATCGGCGGCGAGCCGGGCATCGGCAAATCCACCTTGCTGCTGCAGGTGGCCGATCAGGTGGCGCGGCGTGACGGCACGGTGCTGTACGTGGCCGGCGAGGAATCGCTGGAACAGATTCGCCTGCGGGCCGACCGCCTGGGCGTGACCGGCGAAATCCAGCTGACCCGCGACACCCGCGCCGAGCACGTGGCGGCGCTGATGGAGGAGCATAAACCCGCGCTGTGCATCGTGGACTCTATCCAGACGGTGGTGGCCGAGGGCGAAGGCGTCAGCGGCGGCATCGCGCAGGTGCGTGAAGGCACCGCCGTGCTGACCCGCGCCGCCAAGGAAACTGGCACCGCCACTGTGCTGGTGGGCCACGTGACCAAGGAAGGCACCGTGGCCGGACCCAAAGTGATTGAGCACATCGTGGACACCACGGTGTTTCTGGAATCGGTGGGGGCTTTCCGGCTGCTGCGGAGCGTGAAGAACCGTTTCGGGCAGGCCGGCGAGCTGGGCGTGTTCGAGATGCGCGGCGAGGGGCTGGTGGCGGTGGAAAACCCCAGTGCCGCCTTCCTGGCCGAGCGCCCGGTGGGGGTGCCGGGCAGCGTGGTGGCTGCCACCATCGACGGGCAGCGGCCCATGCTGCTGGAAGTGCAGGCCCTGGCTGCCAAGACGCCGTTTCCCAACCCACGCCGGGTGGTGGTGGGCCTGGACCCGCGCCGGGTGGATGTGGTGCTGGCGGTGCTGGAGCGCCGGCTGGAGCTGACATTGGGCGGGCTGGACATCTACGTGAACCTGGCCGGCGGCCTGAAAGTCACCGATCCTGGCCTGGACCTGGCTGCCGCGCTGGCAGTGTATTCGGCAGTGGTGGGCCGCTCGCTGGCCGAGAACGTGGCTGTGTTCGGGGAAGTGGGGCTGGCCGGCGAGGTCCGCTCCACCACCGCCAGCCCCCGCCGCGCCGAGGAAGCCCGCCGGGCCGGCTACCAGCGTCTGATTGTGCCGCCGGGCCTGGAAGGTGCCGCCGGCATTCACAGCGTGGAAGAAGCGGTGGCCGCCGCCTGGAAGAAATAA